In a single window of the Arachis hypogaea cultivar Tifrunner chromosome 6, arahy.Tifrunner.gnm2.J5K5, whole genome shotgun sequence genome:
- the LOC112697311 gene encoding PWWP domain-containing protein 6 has product MGTVETPSKNPAGCSSPSPENDKNELREALCALKGGAIENGVGFSSHGSQGDDDGGGGGGVELVKNRVRCDSVGREVEDGCQGLADSEMNGVSSLLKMKGSGRRLTYSFGSDSGDSEKLNYGSGGSFGVGMERGRKYWKRSEEEGDQFGKVVSKDVLVTETSENRDLDVEDLGEEGHGFSVGDFVWGKIKSHPWWPGQIYDPSDASDFALKLRQKNRLLVAYFGDGTFAWCHPSQLKLFRENFQDMVKQSSSRSFVNAVQEAVNEVGRLVEIKTNCCPCASEETRSDFALPLAKNAGIKEGVLVPGNGVDRFLDFLINPAELLSRVKQIAEIIAITNTLDLEILKARLSAFHLARGGYKLPKYEEPLPVPGLEDSSMDERVDVGNIQGGVEAHVQGPSEDDYSTVPTNPESLELSYSHEISGNRSTHRIKQKSIAEILRENKVVSTKSKEEGTMEKMKVQSKRKSSEDAVASKPLQKRKESLPSTDRNLTNAANDVSIGKVKRDKGTPSQLKEKKEAFGNENNRSGRKKKPKEGNPKEQNEKGSLSRERKKSKYLSPPFTTPAKGQRKEDLDKESHKDSDKAHVSEAMPREGNQFHKSPEPPKFNGEAVHKSPESSNYQTSEDNNKVIDPAKVETPAVEVLSKVRHAAINPLVPGEISSLENFVDFVSVFRSSLYQEGSYYKVYKKHQRGRKRKNPESELRKLKKDEKQTNQISPNDVSERRKRRRKETMSGVPEDQKQAAEAKAVKGSDENVSSVALLVSFEPGSSLPSKSDLITLYSKFGALNESATTVFSSNYSAQVSFLKASDAKKALNHSQSASPFGSSKVRFKLRYLSAESKSAKKGEKSKSKASQAKEKDKTPKKEASQLNHIKQKLEYLSSMLEESNGKSQAMKTKLKSGIKELLEDVNKMVDSSS; this is encoded by the coding sequence ATGGGCACGGTAGAGACACCATCGAAAAACCCAGCTGGGTGTTCATCTCCTTCGCCAGAAAATGACAAGAATGAGCTCAGGGAAGCTCTTTGTGCTCTGAAAGGTGGGGCAATAGAAAACGGAGTAGGGTTTTCAAGTCATGGAAGCCAAggtgatgatgatggtggtggtggaggtggtGTTGAATTGGTTAAGAACAGGGTTAGGTGTGACTCTGTTGGGAGAGAAGTGGAAGATGGTTGTCAAGGTTTGGCTGATTCGGAGATGAATGGGGTCTCCTCTTTGTTGAAAATGAAAGGAAGTGGGAGACGGTTGACGTATTCCTTTGGAAGTGATAGTGGAGATTCTGAGAAGTTGAactatggaagtggtggttcttttGGTGTTGGAATGGAAAGAGGAAGAAAATATTGGAAGAGAAGTGAAGAAGAAGGTGATCAATTTGGAAAAGTTGTGAGTAAAGATGTTCTGGTTACTGAGACAAGTGAGAATAGGGACTTGGATGTGGAAGATTTGGGTGAAGAAGGACATGGGTTTTCTGTTGGTGATTTTGTTTGGGGTAAAATTAAGAGTCATCCTTGGTGGCCTGGCCAAATTTATGACCCTTCGGATGCATCGGATTTTGCTTTGAAGCTAAGACAGAAGAACAGACTCCTTGTGGCCTACTTTGGGGACGGAACCTTTGCTTGGTGCCATCCTTCTCAATTGAAGTTGTTTCGGGAGAACTTTCAGGATATGGTGAAGCAGAGTAGCTCAAGGTCTTTTGTCAATGCTGTGCAGGAAGCTGTAAATGAAGTGGGGAGGCTGGTAGAGATCAAAACAAATTGTTGTCCATGTGCTTCGGAGGAAACTAGGTCTGACTTCGCTCTGCCATTGGCTAAGAATGCTGGAATCAAGGAAGGAGTTCTTGTGCCTGGAAATGGTGTAGATAGATTTTTGGATTTTCTGATTAACCCAGCAGAGTTACTTTCTCGAGTAAAACAAATTGCGGAAATTATTGCCATTACTAATACGCTGGACCTGGAAATCTTGAAGGCTCGGCTTTCAGCCTTTCATCTAGCAAGAGGAGGTTATAAGTTACCTAAGTATGAAGAACCCCTGCCAGTTCCTGGGCTTGAAGATAGTTCAATGGATGAAAGAGTAGATGTAGGTAACATTCAGGGTGGAGTGGAAGCACATGTCCAAGGGCCATCCGAAGACGACTACTCTACTGTGCCGACGAACCCAGAGTCTCTTGAACTGAGTTATTCTCATGAGATTTCAGGAAATAGGTCGACTCATAGGATTAAACAGAAAAGCAttgctgaaattttgagggaaaACAAAGTTGTTAGTACCAAAAGCAAGGAGGAAGGTACAATGGAAAAAATGAAGGTTCAAAGTAAGAGGAAAAGCAGTGAGGATGCAGTGGCTTCTAAACCATTGCAGAAGAGGAAAGAATCACTCCCGAGCACTGATAGAAATTTGACAAATGCTGCAAATGATGTCAGTATTGGCAAGGTAAAAAGAGATAAGGGCACACCATCACAgttgaaggagaagaaagaagctTTTGGGAATGAAAACAATAGAAGTGGGAGGAAAAAGAAGCCTAAAGAAGGGAATCCCAAAGAACAAAATGAGAAGGGTTCTTTGtcaagagaaaggaagaaaagcaaGTACTTGTCCCCTCCCTTCACTACTCCAGCCAAAGGGCAGAGGAAGGAAGACTTAGATAAAGAATCCCATAAAGATTCTGACAAAGCTCATGTTTCTGAAGCAATGCCCAGAGAAGGCAACCAGTTTCACAAGTCCCCTGAACCTCCAAAATTTAACGGTGAGGCAGTTCATAAGTCCCCTGAAAGTTCAAACTACCAAACATCAGAAGACAATAACAAGGTTATTGATCCAGCAAAAGTAGAGACTCCTGCGGTGGAAGTTTTATCCAAAGTCCGCCATGCAGCTATAAATCCATTAGTACCTGGGGAAATCAGTTCTCTTGAAAATTTTGTGGACTTTGTTTCTGTCTTTAGAAGCTCATTGTATCAGGAAGGATCCTACTACAAGGTATACAAGAAGCACCAACGTGGCAGGAAGAGAAAGAACCCAGAATCTGAACTTAGGAAGCTGAAGAAAGATGAAAAGCAAACCAATCAGATATCACCTAATGATGTTTCTGAGCGGAGAAAGCGAAGAAGGAAGGAAACAATGTCTGGAGTACCTGAAGATCAGAAGCAAGCTGCTGAAGCTAAGGCTGTCAAAGGGAGTGATGAAAATGTTTCATCAGTTGCACTTTTGGTCTCATTTGAGCCTGGATCCTCTCTGCCTTCAAAATCTGACCTTATCACACTGTATAGTAAGTTTGGGGCGCTGAACGAATCGGCAACAACTGTATTCTCTAGTAATTACTCTGCTCAAGTGTCTTTTCTGAAAGCTTCTGATGCCAAAAAAGCCTTGAACCATTCGCAAAGTGCAAGCCCTTTCGGATCTTCCAAAGTCAGATTCAAGCTCCGTTACCTTTCTGCTGAATCCAAGTCGGCAAAAAAGGGCGAAAAATCAAAGTCCAAAGCATCTCAGGCTAAGGAGAAAGATAAGACTCCGAAGAAGGAAGCATCCCAATTGAACCACATAAAGCAGAAGCTCGAGTATCTGTCTTCGATGCTTGAAGAATCAAATGGGAAATCACAAGCTATGAAGACAAAATTGAAGAGCGGGATTAAAGAGCTTTTGGAGGACGTGAACAAAATGGTTGACTCATCATCATAG